The proteins below come from a single Chelmon rostratus isolate fCheRos1 chromosome 10, fCheRos1.pri, whole genome shotgun sequence genomic window:
- the LOC121612458 gene encoding tyrosine-protein phosphatase non-receptor type 7-like produces the protein MSALRSASPPAEDPTTPPPMTTPPRKASVRLQERRGSNLSLLLDVSSLGVEPVCSVSTPKEVWLQLLHTSSRPLTHALLQQASMDVNTLNAEYQKIPPNFVSAAELDVPGHMIKDRYKTILPNPESRVILRSPEEEAGPDRYINANYIRGYKGAPRAYIATQGPMLHTVEDFWDMVWQERSSIIVMVTRLKENNEKCELYWPQPRETRRRRRVKEEEGNNDDEEQREEEQEEEGETGRFGRFLLRVRDSREKDGFTVTDMEIQLCAERRPIRHYWFTSWPDHHIPQCTAPLLRLVEEVETYSKSLPPPSSQPITSPVPGPGPIIVHCSAGIGRTGCFIVSSIGSQQLRETGQVDILETVCQLRLDRGGMIQTTEQYQFLYSTLAQYSCQLQHKQEQNQQNPEDQVSTQLQNLQLDNTLNMKN, from the exons ATGTCGGCGCTGCGctcagcctctcctcctgctgaggATCCGACCACGCCTCCACCCATGACCACGCCTCCTCGCAAAGCCTCTGTCCGCCTACAGGAGAG GCGGGGCTCTAACCTGTCTCTGCTATTGGATGTGAGCAGTTTGGGGGTGGagcctgtttgctctgtctccACCCCAAAGGAGGTGTGgcttcagctgcttcacaccTCCTCCCGACCGCTCACGCACGCACTGCTGCAGCAGGCCTCCATGGACgtaaacacactgaatgcaGAGTATCAG AAGATCCCTCCGAACTTTGTGAGCGCTGCGGAGCTCGATGTTCCAGGACACATGATCAAAGACAGATACAAAACCATCCTTCCCA aCCCTGAGAGCCGGGTGATCCTGAGGAGcccagaggaagaggcaggacCAGACCGCTACATCAACGCCAACTACATCAGG GGCTACAAAGGAGCTCCCAGGGCCTACATCGCCACCCAGGGGCCGATGCTGCACACTGTGGAGGACTTCTGGGACATGGTGTggcaggagaggagcagcatcATCGTCATGGTCACCAGACTCAAGGAGAACAATGAG AAATGTGAGCTGTACTGGCCACAGCcgagggagacgaggaggaggaggagggtgaaggaggaggaaggcaacAACGATGAcgaggagcagagggaggaggagcaggaggaggaaggagaaacgGGCCGATTCGGCAGATTCCTGCTCAGAGTGAGAGACAGCCGAGAGAAAGACGGGTTCACTGTCACTGACATGGAGATCCAG ctgtgtgcagagCGTCGTCCCATCAGACACTACTGGTTCACCTCTTGGCCTGACCACCACATCCCACAATGCACCGCTCCTCTGCTGAGactggtggaggaggtggagacgTACAGCAAGTCACTCCCACCACCAagctctcagccaatcacatcccCAGTCCCCGGTCCTGGACCAATCATCGTCCACTGCAG TGCAGGCATAGGGAGGACAGGCTGTTTTATCGTCAGCAGCATCGGCAgtcagcagctcagagaaacGGGACAGGTGGACATCCTGGAGACGGTGTGTCAGCTTCGACTCGACAG GGGTGGTATGATCCAAACCACAGAGCAGTACCAGTTCCTGTACTCCACACTGGCCCAGTACAGCTGCCAGCTCCAACACAAGCAG GAGCAGAACCAGCAGAACCCAGAGGACCAAGTCAGCACCCAGCTACAGAACCTCCAGCTGGACAACACGCTGAATATGAAGAACTGA
- the LOC121612853 gene encoding ADP-ribosylation factor-like protein 8A: MIALINKLLDWFKALFWKEEMELTLVGLQYSGKTTFVNVIASGQFSEDMIPTVGFNMRKITKGNVTIKLWDIGGQPRFRSMWERYCRGVSAIVYMVDAADPEKIEASKNELHNLLDKPQLQGIPVLVLGNKRDLPGALDEKELIERMNLSAIQDREICCYSISCKEKDNIDITLQWLIQHSRTKRSS; this comes from the exons ATGATAGCGCTAATCAACAAACTGCTGGACTGGTTCAAGGCGCTCTTCTGGAAAGAAGAGATGGAGCTGACCCTGGTGGGGCTGCAGTACTCCGGGAAAACGACCTTCGTCAATGTGATAGCG tCGGGCCAGTTCAGTGAAGACATGATTCCTACAGTTGGGTTCAACATGAGGAAGATTACTAAAGGCAACGTCACCATCAAG TTGTGGGATATCGGTGGTCAGCCTCGGTTCAGGAGCATGTGGGAGCGTTATTGTCGAGGAGTCAGTGCTATTGT CTACATGGTGGACGCAGCAGACCCAGAGAAGATAGAAGCCTCCAAGAACGAACTCCACAACCTGCTGGACAAACCGCAGCTGCAGGGAATTCCT GTTTTGGTTCTGGGCAATAAGAGGGACCTACCAGGAGCTCTGGATGAGAAGGAGCTCATCGAGAGGAT GAATCTATCGGCCATCCAGGACAGAGAGATCTGCTGCTACTCCATCTCCTGCAAGGAGAAAGACAACAtcg acatcACTCTTCAGTGGTTGATCCAACACTCCAGGACTAAGAGGAGTTCCTGA